From a region of the Hippopotamus amphibius kiboko isolate mHipAmp2 chromosome 3, mHipAmp2.hap2, whole genome shotgun sequence genome:
- the SDAD1 gene encoding protein SDA1 homolog: MSSRNNNKLPSNLPQLQNLIKRDPPAYVEEFLQQYNHYKSNVEIFKLQPNKPSKELAELVMFMAQIGHCYPEHLSNFPQELKDLLSYNHTVLDPDLRMTFCKALILLRNKNLINPSSLLELFFELLRCHDKLLRKTLYTHIVTDIKNINAKHKNNKVNIVLQNFMYTMLRDSNATAAKISLDVMIELYRRNIWNDAKTVNVITTACFSKVTKILVAALTFFLGKDEEEKQDSDSESEDEGPTARDLLVQYATGKKSSKNKKKLEKAMKVLKKQKKKKKPEVFNFSAIHLIHDPQDFAEKLLKQLEGSKDRFEVKMMLMNLISRLVGIHELFLFNFYPFVQRFLQPHQREVTKILLFAAQASHHLVPPEIIQSLLMTVANNFVTDKNSGEVMTVGINAIKEITARCPLAMTEELLQDLAQYKTHKDKNVMMSARTLIQLFRTLNPQMLQKKFRGKPTEASVEARVQEYGELDAKDYIPGAEILEVEKEEENAEDDEDGWESTSLSDEADSDGEWVDVHHSSDEEQKEVFEKLNSMPLEERKAKAAAVSTSRVLSQEDFQKIRIAQMRKELDAAPGKAQKRKYIEIDSDEEPRGELLSLRDIERLHKKPKSDKETRLATAMAGKTDRKEFVRKKTKMNPFSSSTNKEKKKQKNFMMMRYSHNVRSKNKRSFREKQLALRDALLKKRKRMK; this comes from the exons ATGTCTAGCAGAAACAATAACAAACTGCCCAGCAACCTGCCGCAGTTACAAAATCTGATCAAGCGGGACCCGCCGGCCTACGTGGAGGAG tttctacaGCAGTATAACCACTACAAATCCAATGTGGAGATTTTCAAATTACAGCCAAATAAACCCAGCAAAGAACTGGCAGAGCTGGTGATGTTTATGGCACAG ATTGGTCACTGTTACCCAGAACATTTAAGTAACTTTCCCCAAGAGCTGAAAGATCTTCTCTCCTACAACCACACTGTCTTGGACCCAGATCTCCGAATG acATTTTGTAAAGCTTTGATCTTGCTGAGAAATAAGAATCTCATCAATCCATCAAGTTTGCTAGAACTCTTCTTTGAACTTCTGCGTTGCCACGATAAGCTTCTGCGAAAG acTTTATATACTCATATTGTGACTGATATcaagaatataaatgcaaaacacaagaacaataaagtgaatata GTATTGCAGAATTTCATGTATACCATGTTAAGAGACAGCAATGCAACTGCAGCCAAGATATCTTTGGATGTGATGATTGAACTCTACAGAAGAAACATCTG GAATGATGCCAAAACTGTCAATGTGATCACAACTGCATGTTTCTCTAAAGTCACCAAG ATATTAGTTGCTGCTTTGACATTCTTCCTTGGGAAAGATGAAGAGGAGAAACAGGACAGTGACTCAGAATCTGAG GATGAAGGACCGACAGCAAGAGACCTGCTAGTGCAGTATGCCACAGGGAAGAAAAGctccaaaaacaagaaaaagttggAAAAGGCTATGAAAGTCCTCAAG aaacaaaagaagaagaaaaaaccgGAGGTGTTTAACTTTTCAGCTATTCACTTGATTCATGATCCACAAG ATTTTGCAGAAAAACTGCTGAAGCAGCTAGAGGGCTCTAAGGACAGGTTTGAAGTGAAGATGATGCTCATGAACCTCATCTCCAGATTGGTGGGAATTCACGAG CTTTTTCTCTTCAACTTCTACCCCTTTGTGCAGAGGTTTCTGCAGCCCCACCAGAGAG AAGTAACGAAGATCCTTCTGTTTGCTGCACAAGCATCTCATCACTTAGTACCCCCAGAG ATCATACAGTCATTGCTCATGACTGTGGCCAACAATTTTGTTACCGACAAGAACTCTGGAGAAGTCATGACAGTGGG aatcAATGCTATAAAAGAGATAACAGCTCGATGTCCTCTAGCCATGACTGAAGAACTTCTCCAAGACCTGGCTCagtataaaacacacaaagaTAAGA ATGTGATGATGTCTGCTAGAACTTTGATTCAGCTCTTCCGAACACTGAATCCTCAGATGCTGCAAAAGAAATTCCGG GGTAAGCCTACAGAGGCCTCCGTAGAAGCAAGAGTGCAAGAATATGGAGAACTAGATGCTAAAGATTACATTCCAGGAGCAGAAATTCTGGaagttgaaaaagaagaagagaatgcTGAGGACGATGaag ATGGATGGGAAAGCACCAGTCTCAGTGATGAGGCAGATTCTGACGGCGAGTGGGTTGATGTGCACCATTCTTCTgatgaagaacagaaagaagtc TTCGAGAAGCTGAACAGCATGCCTTTGGAGGAGCGGAAAGCCAAAGCTGCAGCCGTCAGTACTAGCCGAGTGTTAAGTCAGGAAGACTTCCAGAAAATCCGAATAGCCCAAATGAGGAAAGAACTCGACGCTGCCCCTGGGAAAGCCCAGAAGAGGAAATACATCGAAATAGACAGTGATGAGGAGCCCAG AGGTGAGTTACTTTCTCTTCGGGACATTGAACGCCTTCATAAAAAGCCAAAGTCTGACAAGGAGACAAGACTAGCAACTGCAATG GCTGGAAAAACAGACCGAAAAGAGTTTGTgaggaagaaaaccaaaatgaatCCGTTTTCCAGTTCcacaaataaagagaagaaaaaacagaagaacTTCATGATGATGCGGTATAGTCATAATGTTCGGTCAAAGAATAAGCGTTCCTTCCGAGAAAAGCAG ctGGCGTTACGAGATGCActcttgaaaaagagaaaaagaatgaagtaa